In a genomic window of Myotis daubentonii chromosome X, mMyoDau2.1, whole genome shotgun sequence:
- the PLXNB3 gene encoding plexin-B3 isoform X2: protein MCFPLLLPFSTAPVMAPWSPFGPHLLLVLLLLCPPLPPTQAHRFSALNTTFNHLALAPGRGTVYVGAVNRLFQLSPELQLEAVAVTGPIFDSPDCVPFRDPAECPQAQLSDNANQLLLVSSRAQELVACGQVRQGVCEKRRLEDVSQLLYQAEDPGDGQFVAANAPGVATVGLVVPAPGRDLLLVARGLAGKLSGGVPPLTVRQLAGPQPFSSEGLGRLVVGDLSDYNNSYVAAFANTRSAYFVFRRRGARAQADYRSYVARVCLGDANLYSYVEVPLHCHGQGLIQAAFLAPGTLLGAFAAGPKGTQAALCAFPLAELDGSMEQARRLCYTAGGRGPSGTEEATVEYGVTSRCVTLPPDSPESYPCGDEHTPSPIAGRQPLEARPLLHLGQPISAIAALQADGHMVAFLGDTQGQLHKVFLNGSQSQVYHSQQVGPPGSAISPDLLVDNSSSHLYVLTAQQVDRVPVAACPQLPDCTSCLQARDPLCGWCILQGRCTRKGQCARAAQPNQWLWSYEEDSRCLHVQSLLPAHHPRQEEGQVTLSVPRLPTLAMDEYFHCAFGDYDSLAQVEGPHVACVTPPQDQLPLNPPGTDHITLSLALMFEDVAIAVTNFSFYDCSAVHALEVAAPCRACVSSLWRCHWCPQSSHCVYGEHCPEGERTIYSTQEVDVQMRGPGVCPQVEGLASPLLVPVGWESRLALRVRNLQHFRGLPASYHCWLELPGELRRLPASLEETTGDAGLVYCQAQQFHPPMAQRELPVPIYVTRGEGQRLDNARPLHVTLYDCAVGHPDCSHCQAANGSLGCLWCSHGQPACLYGPLCPPGAVELLCPTPTIDMIEPLTGPPEGGLALTILGSNLGRDFADVQDAVSVAGQPCNPDPALYRTSARIVCVTSPAPKGTTGPIQVAIKSRPPGISTQHFTYQDPILLSLSPQRGPQAGGTQLTIHGQHLQTGGNITAFVGSQSCPIQEPVCPEAIVCHTMPQAGPGEAVVRVVFGQAQRTLGASPFRYTANPQLTAAEPSVSFRGGGRLIRVRGQDLDVVRRPLLSVWLESTAEAQATGTQPQDLRRGCGALAEPPQACVQLEGGLLQCSTVCSINSSSLLLCQSPAVPDDARPQRVFFSLDNVLVDFANASGGQDFLYQPNPRLAPLSRKGPARLKPGNVLDVEGEGLNLGISKEEVRVHIGDGECLVKTLTLTHLYCEPPPRVPQPANGSSALPQFVVQMGNLRLALGPVQYEAEPAPPAFPMEAQIGLGIGAAVLTAAVLLLTLMYRHKSKQALRDYQKVLVQLENLEIGVGDQCRKEFTDLMTEMTDLSSDLETSGIPFLDYRTYTERVFFPGHGGCPLQPMFEGPGEEGHRVPVRQGLTQLSNLLNSKLFLLTLIHTLEEQPSFSQRDRCHVASLLSLALHGKLEYLTDIMKTLLGDLAAHYVHKNPKLMLRRTETMVEKLLTNWLSICLYTFLREVAGEPLYMLLRAIQYQVDKGPVDAVTGKAKRTLNDSRLLREDMDFRPLTLMVLVGPGAGGASGSSSVQHVPARVLDTDTITQVKEKVLEQVYKGTPFSQRPSVHTLDLEWRSGLAGHLTLSDEDLTSVTQNHWKRLNTLQHYKVPDGATVRLIPQLHNGGAVSQSLAQSCSSGENTPMLEDGEEGGVRLWHLVKGTEEPDGNKVRRSSLRERERERARAKAIPEIYLTRLLSMKGTLQKFVDDTFQAILSVNRPVPIAVKYLFDFLDELAEKHGIEDPETLHIWKTNSLLLRFWVNTLKNPQLIFDVRVSDNVDAILAVIAQTFIDSCTVSDHKVGRDSPVNKLLYAREIPRYKQMVERYYSDIRQSSPASYQEMNSALAELSGNYTSAPHCLEALQELYNHIHRSSMPWRGTLWARRCSWPAACSRSLPWWRTR from the exons ATGTGCTTCCCGCTGCTGCTCCCCTTCTCAACG GCCCCGGTGATGGCTCCCTGGTCTCCCTTCGGCCCCCACCTTCTGCTCGTGCTGTTGCTGCTGTGCCCACCGCTGCCCCCGACTCAGGCCCATCGCTTCTCCGCACTCAACACTACCTTCAACCACTTGGCACTGGCGCCCGGCCGGGGCACAGTCTACGTGGGGGCGGTGAACCGCCTCTTCCAGCTCAGCCCGGAATTACAGCTTGAGGCTGTGGCTGTCACCGGCCCCATCTTCGACAGCCCCGACTGCGTGCCTTTCCGTGACCCGGCTGAGTGCCCGCAGGCCCAGCTCTCTGATAACGCCAACCAGCTGCTACTCGTGAGCAGCCGGGCCCAGGAGCTGGTGGCCTGCGGGCAGGTGCGGCAGGGCGTGTGCGAGAAGCGGCGCCTTGAGGACGTGTCCCAGCTTCTGTATCAGGCCGAGGACCCAGGCGATGGGCAGTTTGTGGCCGCCAATGCCCCAGGAGTGGCCACGGTGGGCCTGGTGGTGCCTGCACCGGGCCGGGAcctcctgctggtggccagaggccTGGCGGGCAAGCTGTCAGGAGGGGTACCGCCCCTGACTGTCCGCCAACTGGCTGGGCCGCAGCCCTTCTCCAGCGAGGGCCTGGGCCGTCTCGTGGTGGGAGACTTGTCTGACTACAACAACAGCTACGTGGCGGCCTTTGCCAACACCCGCTCTGCCTACTTCGTCTTCCGCCGTCGTGGGGCCCGGGCACAGGCCGACTATCGCTCCTATGTTGCCCGAGTCTGCCTGGGTGATGCCAATCTTTACTCCTACGTGGAGGTGCCCCTCCACTGCCATGGTCAGGGCCTCATCCAGGCTGCCTTCCTCGCCCCGGGCACCTTGCTGGGGGCCTTTGCCGCAGGCCCAAAGGGGACACAGGCGGCCCTGTGCGCCTTCCCCCTGGCAGAGCTGGACGGCAGCATGGAGCAGGCCCGGCGCCTTTGCTACACAGCAGGCGGCCGGGGCCCCAGCGGCACGGAGGAAGCCACCGTGGAGTATGGCGTCACTTCACGCTGCGTCACCCTGCCCCCT GACTCCCCTGAGTCGTACCCCTGTGGTGATGAGCACACCCCCAGCCCCATCGCTGGCCGCCAGCCCCTGGAGGCCAGGCCTCTGCTGCACCTCGGGCAGCCCATCAGCGCCATCGCAGCCCTCCAGGCAGATGGGCACATGGTAGCCTTCCTGGGGGACACCCAGGGCCAGCTGCATAAG GTCTTTCTCAATGGCTCCCAAAGCCAGGTGTACCACTCCCAGCAAGTGGGGCCTCCAGGCTCAGCGATCAGCCCTGACCTGCTTGTGGACAACAGCAGCAGCCACCTCTACGTCCTGACTGCCCAGCAG GTAGACCGGGTACCCGTGGcggcctgcccccagctccccgaCTGCACCAGCTGCCTCCAGGCCCGGGACCCGCTGTGTGGCTGGTGCATCCTCCAGGGCAG GTGTACCCGCAAGGGCCAATGTGCGAGGGCAGCCCAGCCCAACCAGTGGCTGTGGAGCTATGAGGAGGACAGTCGCTGCCTGCATGTCCAGAGCTTGCTGCCGGCCCATCACCCCCGCCAGGAGGAGGGCCAG GTCACCTTGTCTGTCCCCCGGCTGCCCACCCTGGCTATGGATGAATACTTCCATTGTGCCTTTGGAGACTACGACAGCTTGGCTCAAGTGGAAGGGCCCCACGTGGCCTGTGTCACCCCTCCCCAAGACCAGCTGCCACTTAACCCTCCAGGCACAG ACCACATCACCTTGTCCCTGGCCTTGAtgtttgaggatgtggccatagCTGTCACCAACTTCTCCTTCTATGACTGCAGTGCTGTCCATGCCTTGGAGGTGGCTGCCCC GTGTCGTGCTTGTGTGAGCAGCCTCTGGCGATGCCACTGGTGCCCCCAGAGCAGCCACTGTGTGTACGGAGAGCACTGCCCAGAGGGCGAGAGGACCATCTATAGCACCCAGGAG GTGGATGTCCAGATGCGTGGCCCAGGGGTTTGTCCTCAGGTTGAGGGCCTAGCAAGTCCCCTCCTGGTGCCTGTGGGCTGGGAGAGCCGCTTGGCCCTGCGAGTTCGGAACCTTCAGCATTTCCGA GGCCTGCCTGCCTCCTACCACTGCTGGCTGGAGCTGCCCGGAGAACTACGGAGGCTGCCAGCCTCCCTGGAAGAGACGACTGGGGATGCGGGCCTTGTCTACTGCCAGGCCCAGCAG TTCCACCCCCCCATGGCCCAGCGGGAGCTCCCGGTGCCCATCTACGTCACCCGGGGCGAGGGCCAGCGGCTGGACAATGCCCGTCCTCTTCATG TGACTCTCTACGACTGTGCCGTGGGCCACCCCGactgcagccactgccaggcaGCCAACGGGAGCCTGGGCTGCCTGTGGTGCAGCCACGGCCAGCCTGCCTGTCTCTATGGGCCACTGTGCCCACCTGGGGCCGTGGAGCTGCTGTGTCCAACACCCACCATCGACATG ATCGAGCCCCTGACTGGCCCCCCTGAGGGTGGCTTGGCCCTCACCATCCTGGGCTCCAACCTGGGCCGGGACTTTGCGGACGTGCAGGATGCCGTGAGcgtggccggccagccctgcaaCCCTGACCCTGCTCTCTACCGCACCTCTGCCCG GATTGTGTGTGTGACATCTCCGGCCCCCAAAGGCACCACAGGGCCAATCCAAGTGGCCATTAAGAGTCGGCCACCAGGCATCTCCACCCAACACTTCACCTACCAG gaTCCCATCCTGCTGAGCCTGAGTCCCCAGAGAGGTCCCCAGGCAGGGGGCACCCAGCTCACCATCCATGGGCAACACCTCCAGACAGGAGGCAACATCACAGCCTTTGTGGGCAGCCAATCCTGTCCTAT ccAGGAGCCAGTGTGTCCTGAGGCCATTGTGTGCCACACCATGCCCCAGGCCGGCCCAGGAGAAGCTGTGGTTCGTGTGGTCTTTGGCCAGGCCCAGCGCACACTGGGAGCCAGCCCTTTCCGCTACACAGCCAACCCCCAGCTCACGGCTGCAGAGCCCAGCGTCAGCTTCCGAGG GGGCGGGCGGCTGATCCGAGTCAGGGGCCAGGATCTGGACGTGGTGCGGCGGCCCCTGCTGTCTGTGTGGCTGGAGTCCACGGCAGAGGCGCAGGCTACGGGGACCCAGCCCCAGGACCTCCGGAGGGGCTGTGGGGCCCTTGCTGAACCCCCGCAAGCTTGTGTCCAGCTTGAGGGGGGTTTGCTGCAG TGTTCCACCGTCTGCTCCATCAactcctccagcctcctcctgTGCCAGAGCCCCGCTGTGCCAGACGATGCACGCCCCCAGCGCGTCTTCTTCTCCCTAGACAACGTGCTCGTGGACTTTGCCAACGCCAGTGGGGGCCAGGACTTTCTGTACCAGCCCAACCCCCGGCTGGCCCCCCTCAGCCGCAAAGGGCCTGCCCGCCTCAAGCCAGGCAACGTCCTAGATGTGGAA GGTGAAGGCCTCAACTTGGGGATCAGCAAGGAGGAGGTGCGCGTGCACATTGGCGATGGCGAGTGCCTGGTCAAGACGCTCACACTCACCCATCTGTACTGTGAGCCACCCCCGCGGGTCCCACAGCCTGCCAATGGCTCCAGTGCGCTGCCGCAGTTTGTG GTACAGATGGGCAACCTGCGGCTGGCCCTGGGCCCCGTGCAGTATGAGGCTGAGCCTGCACCGCCTGCCTTCCCCATGGAGGCCCAGATCGGCTTGGGCATAGGCGCTGCTGTGCTGACGGCCGCTGTGCTACTCCTGACTCTCATGTACAG gcacaaGAGCAAGCAGGCCCTGCGTGACTATCAGAAGGTTCTGGTgcagctggagaacctggagattGGTGTGGGCGACCAGTGCCGCAAGGAattcacag ACCTGATGACCGAGATGACTGACCTCAGCAGCGACCTGGAGACCAGCGGGATCCCCTTCCTGGACTACCGCACCTACACTGAGCGCGTCTTCTTCCCGGGGCACGGCGGCTGCCCACTGCAGCCCATGTTCGAAGGGCCTGGGGAAGAGGGCCACCGTGTCCCCGTGCGCCAGGGCCTCACTCAGCTCTCCAATCTGCTCAACAGCAAGCTTTTTCTTCTCACA ctcATCCACACGCTGGAGGAGCAGCCCAGCTTTTCCCAGCGCGACCGCTGCCACGTGGCTTCGCTGCTGTCCCTGGCACTGCACGGCAAGCTGGAGTACCTGACTGACATCATGAAGACGCTGCTTGGTGACTTAGCCGCCCATTACGTGCACAAGAACCCCAAGCTCATGCTTCGAAG gacGGAGACCATGGTGGAGAAGCTGCTCACTAACTGGCTGTCCATCTGTCTCTACACCTTCCTGAGG gaggtggctggtgaGCCGCTGTATATGCTCCTGCGGGCCATCCAGTACCAGGTGGATAAGGGTCCTGTGGATGCCGTGACAGGCAAGGCTAAAAGGACCCTGAATGACAGTCGCCTGCTTCGGGAGGACATGGACTTCCGGCCCCTAACATTGATGGTGCTGGTGGGCCCTGGGGCCGGTGGGGCCTCAGGGAGCAGCTCAGTGCAGCACGTGCCAGCCAGGGTGCTCGACACAGACACCATCACGCAGGTCAAGGAGAAGGTGTTGGAGCAAGTCTACAAGGGTACCCCGTTCTCCCAGAGGCCCTCCGTGCACACCCTAGACCTCG AGTGGCGCTCGGGCCTGGCTGGTCACCTAACCCTGTCGGATGAGGACCTGACCTCAGTGACCCAGAATCACTGGAAGAGACTCAACACCCTCCAGCACTACAAGGTCCCAGATGGGGCCACAGTGAGGCTCATCCCCCAGCTGCACAATGGAGGCGCCGTCTCCCAGAGCCTGGCCCAGAGCTGCTCCTCCGGGGAGA ACACCCCCATGCTGGAGGACGGCGAGGAAGGTGGGGTCCGCCTCTGGCACCTGGTGAAAGGCACCGAGGAGCCAGACGGGAACAAGGTTCGGCGCAGCAGCctgcgggagcgggagcgggagcgggcaCGGGCCAAAGCCATCCCGGAAATCTACCTCACCCGCCTGCTCTCCATGAAG GGCACACTGCAGAAGTTCGTGGATGACACCTTCCAGGCCATCCTGAGCGTGAACCGGCCCGTGCCCATCGCTGTCAAGTACCTGTTCGACTTCCTGGATGAGCTGGCAGAGAAGCATGGCATCGAGGACCCAGAGACCTTGCACATCTGGAAGACTAACAG CCTGCTGCTACGATTCTGGGTGAACACGCTGAAGAACCCACAGCTCATCTTTGACGTACGGGTGTCAGACAACGTGGATGCCATTCTTGCCGTCATCGCCCAGACCTTCATCGACTCCTGTACAGTCTCAGACCACAAAGTGGGCCGG GATTCCCCAGTGAACAAACTGCTCTACGCCCGGGAGATCCCTCGCTACAAGCAGATGGTGGAGAG ATACTACTCTGACATTCGCCAGAGCTCTCCGGCAAGCTACCAGGAGATGAATTCAGCTCTAGCCGAGCTCTCGGGG AACTACACCTCTGCTCCCCACTGTCTGGAAGCCCTGCAAGAACTCTATAACCACATCCACAG ATCATCAATGCCCTGGAGGGGGACCCTGTGGGCCAGAAGATGCAGCTGGCCTGCCGCCTGCAGCAGATCGCTGCCCTGGTGGAGAACAAGGTGA